In Desulfolucanica intricata, the genomic window TGAACCCTATGAATGTGGTATGAAAACCATAGGGCCCACTTGGGTGCAGTTTAAGATTCAGTACTTTGTTTATGCATTATTATTTGTAATTTTCGATGTGGAAACAATATACCTCTACCCTTGGGCAGTTAAGTTCCAGAGTTTGGGGATGTTTGCTTTTATTGAAATGATTATCTTTATCTTCATCCTGGTGGTAGGCCTATGGTACGCCTGGAAGGAAGGAGCGTTAGAATGGAGCTAAATAATAAACATCAAATCGAGGAGTTAACAAAGGATCCTGTCATTGTTAACGAAGTTAAAAGGCTCATTCACATAGCACCGGTTGAAAAAATATTAAATATAGCCAGAGCTCATTCTATCTGGCCCTTGGGTTTCGGTCTTGCATGCTGTGCGATTGAGGCTTTAATGGGTGCAAACGGTCCCCGTTATGACCTGTCGCGTTTTGGTTATGAGGTTTTGCGTTCATCACCACGGCAGGCTGATGTAATGGTGGTTGCAGGAACTATTACAAATAAATCAGCACCCTTCGTAGTCAGGCTTTATGAACAAATGCCTGAACCAAAGTGGGTTATTGCTGTAGGCAGTTGCGCCATATCAGGTGGGCCGTTTGTTGATTCTTATTATGTTGTGCCCGGGGCTAAGGAACTGATCCCGGTTGATGTATTTGTTCCTGGTTGCCCACCACGCCCGGAAGCTGTTATTGACGGTTTCCTGATGCTTAAGAAAAAGATTCTCGATCCTAAGGTGGTGACTAGCTAGCCATGGAAGAGAAGAACAGCGTTGAAGAAGCTGTTGTAATAGATACCAATACCCAAGTTATTACCTCAGAAGAGAAGCTTAAAGTAGTTTTAGAGGAGATTAAGAATAAGTATACAGAAATCAATATATCAGATGAGCAGCAAATTATTACTGTACCTGTTGCCGGTATAATTGAATTTATGCAAGATTTGAAAAATAACTATTCTTTTGATTTTTTAAGTAACTTAACAGCTGTTGACTATCCGGATAAGAATAAATTTGATGTGATATACAATCTTAACTCTATAGAACAGGGGTACTCAATCTATGTAAAAACTGAGGTTAGTAGAGAGAACCCCGAGCTTCCGTCTGTATTTCCCATTTGGGGTGGGGCAAATTGGCAGGAAAGAGAAGTATACGACCTGTTAGGTATAGTTTTTACCGGTCACCCGAATTTGAAGAGGATACTACTTGACGATGCCTTTGAAGGGTATCCCCTTCGCAGGGATTTTGAATGGGAGGGCGGCAGGCAGTAACCTGATTTAAGGGATAAGAGGTGTAGCAAATGTTAAAAACAGAAACGTTTACTCTCAACTTTGGCCCGCAGCACCCCAGTACCCACGGTGTTTTCCAAATTATACTGACCCTTGACGGGGAAACCATTGTTAAAGCCGAACCGGTTTGTGGGTATTTGCACCGGGGTCTTGAAAAACTTGCCGAAGCCCGTACCTATACTCAGGTGATTCCTTATACTGACAGGATGGATTACCTGGCGGCAATGTTAAATAACCTGGGTTATGTTCAGGCTGTGGAAAAGTTGGCGGGAATAGAGGTGCCTGAAAGGGCGGAATATATTCGAATTATAGCCGGCGAGTTGTCTCGACTAACCAGTCACGTTTTAGCAACCGGGGTATATGCTCTGGATATTGGTGGTTTTACCGGCTTTCTGCTATGCTTCCGTGAGCGGGAGCGGATGATGGATTTGATGGAAGAGCTATGTGGTTCACGGATGACGGTTAGTTATATGCGTATTGGCGGAGTAGCTGATGACATTCCCGAAGGCTGGCTGGATAAACTTAAGAAATTAATGGATGATATGCCGGGCTACATTGATGAATATGACGACTTGATTACCGGTAACGAAATTTTTCAGGCCCGTACGAAGCATGTAGGGAAGCTTACCGCTGAAAAAGCAATTCACTATAGTTTAAGTGGACCGGTTTTAAGAGGTTCGGGCGTTAATTATGACTTGCGTAAAGTAAAACCCTATGGAATATATGATCGCTTTGATTTTGAAGTACCCCTGGGTGAGAACGGTGATTGTTTTTCCCGATTCCGCTGCCGGGTGTTAGAAATGCGTCAATCTGTTAGAATTATTCAACAGGCAATCGAGCAAATAAGAGAGATTGATGGACCTATTCAGGCTAAAGTTCCCAAAATGTTTAAACCTCCGAAAGGTGAAATATATCATGAAATTGAAGGTGCTAAAGGTATTTTGGGATATAACATTGTAAGTGACGGTACGAATAAGCCTTACCGGGTACATGTCAGACGTCCCTCATTTATTAATCTTGGCTATCTTGACGAGATGTGCCGGGGTTGGAAGATAGCTGATGTAGTGGCTATTTTGGGTAGTATTGACATTGTTTTGGGTGAAGTGGACTGTTAACAAAAACAGGTCATAGGGGAGAAAAGTATGGAAAATATATTTGTGAATATAGCTGAGTCGCTCAGGAGCCTGCTTA contains:
- a CDS encoding NADH-quinone oxidoreductase subunit A, with the protein product MLTDGGAIAIFLIVGIIFGAGGIATSFLIHPRRKNPVKFEPYECGMKTIGPTWVQFKIQYFVYALLFVIFDVETIYLYPWAVKFQSLGMFAFIEMIIFIFILVVGLWYAWKEGALEWS
- a CDS encoding NADH-quinone oxidoreductase subunit B, which translates into the protein MELNNKHQIEELTKDPVIVNEVKRLIHIAPVEKILNIARAHSIWPLGFGLACCAIEALMGANGPRYDLSRFGYEVLRSSPRQADVMVVAGTITNKSAPFVVRLYEQMPEPKWVIAVGSCAISGGPFVDSYYVVPGAKELIPVDVFVPGCPPRPEAVIDGFLMLKKKILDPKVVTS
- a CDS encoding NADH-quinone oxidoreductase subunit C: MEEKNSVEEAVVIDTNTQVITSEEKLKVVLEEIKNKYTEINISDEQQIITVPVAGIIEFMQDLKNNYSFDFLSNLTAVDYPDKNKFDVIYNLNSIEQGYSIYVKTEVSRENPELPSVFPIWGGANWQEREVYDLLGIVFTGHPNLKRILLDDAFEGYPLRRDFEWEGGRQ
- a CDS encoding NADH-quinone oxidoreductase subunit D, whose amino-acid sequence is MLKTETFTLNFGPQHPSTHGVFQIILTLDGETIVKAEPVCGYLHRGLEKLAEARTYTQVIPYTDRMDYLAAMLNNLGYVQAVEKLAGIEVPERAEYIRIIAGELSRLTSHVLATGVYALDIGGFTGFLLCFRERERMMDLMEELCGSRMTVSYMRIGGVADDIPEGWLDKLKKLMDDMPGYIDEYDDLITGNEIFQARTKHVGKLTAEKAIHYSLSGPVLRGSGVNYDLRKVKPYGIYDRFDFEVPLGENGDCFSRFRCRVLEMRQSVRIIQQAIEQIREIDGPIQAKVPKMFKPPKGEIYHEIEGAKGILGYNIVSDGTNKPYRVHVRRPSFINLGYLDEMCRGWKIADVVAILGSIDIVLGEVDC